The Helicoverpa armigera isolate CAAS_96S chromosome 21, ASM3070526v1, whole genome shotgun sequence sequence CTGCTCATTAAAGATTaacataacattaaattaagcattcgtttatctattttaaaacacagacaaacaacataatagtataattaattaataattcaagacttttaaattttattttgcgtTACCTTGCCTTTATAAAATCCCCCTTCGATAGTCCTAGTGAAGGGAATACACGATAGGTCTTATATCGAGTATGTTGTCTATGATTTTGTAGATGTATACCATTCTCGTTGCCAGTTGGTTTCCGTACACCCACGTCACTAACAACCAGTACATTGCAATTATTGCGTACATTGTAGATAAGACgtgcaattataattattgttattgctttttgtttcatttttctcagtagttttgttttatatcttCGTGTAGATTTCTGGTTTCCTGTCTGCTTAGATCTAGAACCCACCTTTATCAAATTCATGGGATACTTAGATCTTTCCACATACAAGTTTCAATGTGTATTAAACGCGTGCTTCAGAAAGATCGTTATACCATGGGACCAGGCtgtaatttttatatctttgacagtcgttccAAATCCAGAAAATACGATATCTCTTGGTACCGGactgaggtcagataggccatATACCTACGTCGTGTAAAGTTCATAATCAAATGCATCCTTTGGCGACCCTAACAAAGTTGTGTAAAGGCTCATCACATAATGCCAAACCACAATCCTTTGTATGAAAACCTGCATGCATGTTATGCAAACATTGTTTTGCGGTTCATCGCAACATTTGGCGCTAAAATCAGCATATGTTTGCGTAACGATTGGTGCTTTGTGACCAACCCATTGGATTGCGTCAGCACTTTCTCTGGGCTATAGGTTTTATTCGATATGCCCTTACTTACGTCCTGATTAATTTgttcatacatacaaaaatagattTGAAGCTTTCCTAAAGTTACGAATTGCGTATAAAAAATCTTGCTAAACAGGAAGTATTTTAAGGATGACTGCGAATTTAAATAGTCTTCGTAGGTTTGCGTTCTAACCTTGTTTTTTTCTGCTGTACACATGCTAGtgcaaatagttttttttttatatttacagcaTATTTGGtgcttagtatttatttaatattttactcataattattagatttttagtAATCTACCGCTTCATAGCCATGATTGCCAACAGTTCCAATTCAAGTGAATTTTACCCAAAAACTGctccttaaaatatttatctctaTTTCTTTACTTAGTTATTAAGTGATATCATCAGTATTCAATTCAGGGTATAAGTGTTTGTGTAATACGAAGCATTATGTAGCGGTTCCAtggtcttaaaataaaacacgatgTATATGTTTACTTTAACTTCATATTGAATTTTgtgaaaggtaaataaatacatatttaaaagtgaaaataaattgaatacagTGATCGCAACTTATTACAACTGTCTTAGGTCCAAAGTTCTCTATAAATGTGTTGTAGAAACGACTGTTACAAAAGTAACATGAAAGTGAGAAGTACCGGACTTCGAACTTTACAACGAAGTGACGGTTACTGTCAATAGACTACTAGGTAATTAATCAACTTAGCACATCAGAGTCCACTTTTAGAAAAAGCTTCTTGACCCAATGAGTCATTTCgtcttaaattaattatactatCAATGAGCGTTTTTTCCTTGTGCGAAGATGACGTAAATAGGTAATCTTTTTTTCTGGGATTTTcactaattttgaaaaaaggtGAAGTTTCTATTTCGTAGGGGTTTTTCCAgaccatttaattttaaaattatagtctAAAAAGTGAAGATATAGGTACGTAAGTTATATCTTAAAACTAGTTTTTACGATTTACGATctgttataaatattgttatatacTTTGTATTGGTAATTGgacgatatatttttatacttagcCTTCGAATGCTACAATAGGACTTGCACAATACTGTATGGTAAAGCATGTTAATCAGGGTTTGCGATGTGTGACTAACTGACGCGCACCGTAACGTCTGATTAACCACGAAATTCTATTGTTACACTCTAAAATGAAGCAAAATTTAACTACACATTCATGTGTTTTGCTAGATTTATGGTAAGCATTCTATATACAATTTGAAGACCAATTTCAGTGAACCTCTTTCCGAAAAGATTGTATGATATGTAGAACTTGACCATAGTTTAGTGTTGTACCAATAATATTCCAATGTTGTTATCGATATATGCCAAATCGACTTGAAGATCGCTCAAAAAACGCCGTATAGGACGAATATCaaatactgttttcccgcgTCTTATGTAGTAGCTTCATAGAAGTAGTAAGCTTCCcaataagaaatatttgttcaaatcggtccagtagcttTGGGTCTTCAGAGGGGTACCTACAATCAAagaagcaaacaaaaaatgtttcctttttctttattatttttatatagatagtataaaaataaatcctcaTTACCATCTTCTCAATTCCAGGTAGTAGGCCACAGAGAAGGCCTAGAGATGATGGAGTCGGCCGACCCACTGGTGCTATTAGTACTCCTACCGACCATCCCGGTGACTCTCATCAGCGCCAAGATGTACAACTGGGAGGACTCAGTGCTCCTGTTCCTGAGGAAATACTGCGCCAAGATTCCCGCCTTGTCCTATATACTGCCGTTTGGCAAGTaagttaatttgtaattattttttggggATTGCCTGTAGATTAtagctacatcctgttagactggaagccgaccccaacatagttggggaaaaggcttggaggcTGATGCCTGTGGATTATAATAACTGatccatcttttgtttttggattaGACAGATCGCAGTATAAAAGGagacaaaaaaaacaaagaatggATCGATTATATCTTCGGTAAATTGTGCAATAAAAGCATGATTTTTTATCAAACCGTATCCTGTAAAAACCCATCTGGCTTAGAAATTGATGTATCTTTTGAACGTGAGCATGAGGCTCATAAAATATGGTATAGAATAATATGTAATGATTTATTGTGCAATCCAAGGCTTTCTATAATAgtcttaagtaaataaattcatcaTGAATTGCACTACTTAAATACTTGGCCGGTACTCAGCCGCattaggttagactggaagccgaactcaacatagttgggaaaaactcGGGAGATGAATTGCAATCTAAATGttggttattgtttttttttttgattgaCCGGACACGATGACATTAAAAAACCGTAAACATAAATCATGTCGCATCAATAAACGCTTATATTGTTGGCCAGTAATAAACAAGCTAAGATATTTGAACTTTAAAACTATTTCCATAAATTATCACCTATTACGCAAACGTATTCTTcttgtttttactttataatgCTAATGaaattcgttttattattttcagcgTGGAAGGCGACAGAGGTGCTATAGTAACTGGTCAGAACACAAATCAGACCCAAAACCCTAACTCACATTTATCACCCACAAGGATTTTCTGCTCAGCATTACTTCTACCCACCATTTCTACTATAATCGGCAAAATATTCTTCCGATCCATACAAAATAACTTACACAGAACCATCTTAGGCGGTATTACTTATATTACGATAAAAGGCGCTTTAAAAATCTACCACAGACAGATGCTTTACATTAGACATTCCAGTAGGAAAATTCTAGATTACACAGAGTCTAATCTAAAGTTGTATAGAAGTGCCGCTACTTCGACCACGACTGATGCCATTTCTAGCACACGAGATGACGAACAAGTTGTGTAAGGTAGTCTGTAAATGTACATAAATGTGGTATATAGTCGGCTAAGTCCATACGTTCGGGGTGAAGAGACCGTTTTGATATTGTACCCGATTGTACTTTTTTTGTTCATTCGGCAGATGACGAAAGGCCTAGACAAATAGTTGACACCAATGTCGATGATTGTACGTAGTCTAAGAGCCTGCAACATGATTTTGGCATCACTGACAAGGCATGAAAGTGACGCAATTATAAAAGAAGTATCGACCATCTTTGCTCAACGGAATTGATAATTTGACAAACCATTTCATAATGGCTCTATTTGTAAAAAGTTGTAGGGAGTTTGGGGTCAGTTTGTCAACTGGGTAAGTTGTAACAGTGGGCACAAGATTAGAGTTCGTGTATATATCAATTTTCAGCCGTATTTTAAGAGGCTGTAAATACTACGATTTGTAAAAAATGGAGTTTAGGAGCTAGTCATAGAGGTTTTTAAGCGCATGTAAGTAATTAGCGAGCGTCGTAAAATTTTGGGAGAGGTTGGAACAAGAAAATTGACTTGTAAAATAACTCTTAACGTCTTGTAAATTAGGTCGATTTTGGAATATTACTTGGTCAAGTGGTATCTGATCTTCAATATTTAAAtcttcaaattttttttttctgtctttATTGTTGTATATTAATACAAAATCCGGTTTTCTAATAATactcaaaagtttattttgtcaTATGACAATGAATGTCAAGGTTTCTGAACTATCactaaaaatagtttatttatgtattgtgaaTGAAGCACAGATTTCccaaaattaaaaccaaatgTCAAACATTTTCCCGCTTATTATCCTTAATCGTTGGATTTATTCAAAGATTTATCTGCCtgtattaacatatttaaataataatatgtatatgtagtatacataaaatatttaaatgtacatataaaatatatgtaagtacgGGTGTctgtaaatgttaaaaaaatatatacgtatGTGTTATCGGCCTCTTCACCCCACGCAAATAACGTAACATTTTGCAAAGGaatgttaaaataaactattgtgtATACGGAACATATCcgttttcattataataataatgtttatatctTTATGCTCAGGCGTCCATGACATAATcaataattgttttcattttatcgTAAAAGGATTTTTATGATACAAGAAATCGCTCGcttttcttaagttttataaCTAGCTCCACGACTATAATTTGCTGTCCCATATTATTTGCACgcaaatgtattattatatttacgtaaaaatcataataaacttGAATATTACAATAATCTAATGActatataaaactatatttgttttatgaaatattttctagaACTGTAGGacgtatatgtatttatttcttaaaataaatacaaaaatagtgTTCATAAAAATGGTTCTTTAATAGGGCGTATAAAACGATGATATGTAGTGTTATTTTACCCAATTTGCAATCAAGTACATACACAGATGTACTATAGCCGATTTATGCTTTTGAGTGACTAAAAAGaccatttattcaaagtttattatgatttattacgTAAAAGGAAAGAGACATCTTATCCATTCATCATGGGAAGAATTTTTGAGCATAATTTCATAAATTCTCTTTTGACAACGACTGCTTTTAATAgccatatttatacaaataaatatggtTTGACATTAGTCTCTAATGTACAGCTGCGCAGGAGTCGGATCAATGTTAGTAAAACATTACATATGTAACAAGAACGTGACAAGACGGTTTATTTAATGGaacttagtttttatttcatattttttagtttatttttataacgacTTTTGTAATATACTACGCTTGAgtattgtttaaagaaaacaCTGAATTTCAAttctgaattttattattttggtattttgttgTTTCTTAATCGCATCTTTAAACAATGCTCAAAGAAAAtatgtgtaattaatattattatcaagcTGTAATTGTAGCTAGGTGAAAATTGATCTTAAAACATTTGGCAATGTCCGTCAGCTTTCCTAAAGCGTGCCAAATTCTACCTTATAACCATTTGTATAAGGATGTCTTTGTAATGGCATTTTTGCTAAACATTTTAGCTAAAATTTcagtatttaaatgtaaatatatagatataatatgttaatttatacaCGACTCGATGTGATAGGATGTGGAATTTAAAGattaaagatttaaattaaaattttattgtaaaggaTTTTGTAGTATTTTCCAATGATCACTAGAGAAAGGATTTTATAAGGAGTGCCTTTACGGAAAAAACGGATGGCTTGTAAATATGATATTCATTTAATATGTTCGGTGCTTTCAAACATTAGTATTTAACCAGATTTAAGTTCATTCATTTGAGAACGgcgaatgattgaatgattgcTAAGCGACTCGACTAATATCGTTTAGTCGATTATTGCTTAGCCGAAATCTTCTATCGATTACGTCAATATGATTCTGATGTAACAAtcgaatattaaaatgtttcgaTTCGCCTAAGAATAATTTCTTCGTCTTGCCAACAAATTGCATATCAATATTCAATGATGGTACAACTTCCAATATTAATGTTTGGTTCtgtgttgttttaaaaatgtataatttgttttgtaaatgttttggtTTATATGTTTTAATAACGATGTCGAACTTGTGGCTACTTGAACgtaattatatttgaaataataatattattttaataaccctaaaatatcttaaaatcgATACTTATTAGATCATACTCGCGGCTAACGTTGACTGTTGCGTACAAGAGCATTTATTCATACAATCACTTGAAAACTAGTTATTTTATATCGAAGTTTTTGTATTTATGCTTCCGCAGTAAACCTTAAAGTGTCTTCCTAGTTCATGAACACCTAATATCTTTGTTATAACCCCCTTGTATGCAATGGTTTATGTTGGTCGTAGATGATACAAATTTTATATATgacaattttctttttgtactgataatataaagaggattttttctGTAGCTTTAATTTCCAAAAGAACtggaattatttaaaatgttcttcCAAAGTGttatgtactttaaatatgagcCATCTATCACGCAGAAACGCGCAGTAACAATTGAAAGTGCAACCAACTGTTGGCTTAACATACCCCAGCTTGCTATATAAAGTTTTGTAAACTTGTCAACGTTTATATAACAGAAAACTTACATAACAGCCGCGCTGGTCAATGTATGAGCAAGTTAAGCTGCATGGCCACAGTCAAGATACTGATGGGTCACCGTCTTTTTAACATAGATATCCGTGTTTAGAAAATTGCATTAAATTGTTGGCCCTGCTTGACCTCAGCTATATTATACTGCAAATACAATATGGCTCTTATTGCAAATGacttatagaaaaaaaactactttagaTCTATGGCCGAAGTACCGTTCTACCGcaggaaataattattttttactcaaGTCTGTTTTAGCTTCTCAGTTTGTTATGAAACAAGTTATCGCTCAAGTAGCCACACGCGATAGTTTTGCTAGTCTTTTGTAAACCTAGCCTACACGCAATGTTTGTATAAACGATGCTTGTTTTAACTTATAGCTATTGTTTTGTCTACTGTACATTTTAAactgatataaatattattttttattgagtctcaagatgttgttttaattttcctttccttcataagaggagtacataagtagagttcataagagaagtgcataagagagtacataagggaagtaggtacataatggaTTTCTAAAGAGAAGTTCGTAaggttcataaaaaataataagaggagtAGGTACATGAGTTCataaaagtacatacataagagAATACGggagagagtacataagagttcATGAGAGGAGTGTCTAaggttcataaaaaataatagaataggTTTTAATATTGAATAGGTACGTCAACTTCTGTCATAGAGCCGAATAAACAAAGTATGTTCCGCATAAAACCAAACAATTGCTGATCAATTTATTGAGTTATCAGTATTAGTTTTACCGTATGATGTTTAGATTGAACATATATCATTCAGATTACCAAACCATATATTTCCGTGGGAAATACCAATTACAACAAATGTGTCGGAGTCATACTTACACATTATGTTCATGGAAG is a genomic window containing:
- the LOC110373578 gene encoding E3 ubiquitin-protein ligase MARCHF5, whose protein sequence is MMANEKPTSTAQAQASSLTLQPAEDENTKSCWVCFATEADDRLAAWVQPCKCIGTTKWVHQSCLQRWVDEKQRGNITRKVLCPQCKAEYIVVFPSMGAFVALLDAMEDITHKICPFIAGGVLLGSIYWIAITYGAVTVMQVVGHREGLEMMESADPLVLLVLLPTIPVTLISAKMYNWEDSVLLFLRKYCAKIPALSYILPFGNVEGDRGAIVTGQNTNQTQNPNSHLSPTRIFCSALLLPTISTIIGKIFFRSIQNNLHRTILGGITYITIKGALKIYHRQMLYIRHSSRKILDYTESNLKLYRSAATSTTTDAISSTRDDEQVV